The following coding sequences are from one Epinephelus moara isolate mb chromosome 7, YSFRI_EMoa_1.0, whole genome shotgun sequence window:
- the LOC126393501 gene encoding histamine N-methyltransferase-like, whose translation MESSLKSLVDDDSRYQKAFHLFLERSSEHQCMRDFIHNMLPDILASIGDGKRHLNVIGVGSGAGEIDLEMLSELRLKHPGVTVDNEVVEPSSTQLHKYRVLVSQKPDLDYIKFTWNKMTSSEFEEHWRVKKMTKKADFIHMIQMLYYVKDPGATISFFQSLLDKNAKLLIILVSGESGWGKLWRTYRNQLCNTEISQCVTTGDIKIFLDSKGVRYQSYELPSQMDITECFTEGDEKGELLLDFLTEVQDFSKTAPPELKAGVLELLRHPDCSVESNNKVIFNNNLGVIVIDDQLT comes from the exons ATGGAATCTTCACTGAAGAGTCTGGTTGATGATGATAGCAGGTACCAGAAAGCCTTCCATCTTTTTCTGGAGCGCTCCTCTGAGCATCAGTGTATGCGGGACTTCATCCACAATATGCTGCCAGATATACTGGCCAG CATTGGAGATGGAAAGCGCCATCTAAATGTCATTGGAGTTGGGAGTGGAGCTG GTGAGATTGACCTTGAGATGCTCTCCGAGCTCCGTCTGAAGCACCCAGGGGTGACTGTGGATAACGAGGTGGTGGAACCAAGCAGCACACAGCTTCATAAATACAGAG TTTTGGTGTCACAGAAACCAGATTTAGATTACATCAAATTCACCTGGAACAAGATGACTTCCTCTGAGTTTGAGGAGCACTGGAGAGTGAAAAAGATGACTAAGAAGGCTGACTTCATTCACATGATACAG ATGCTGTACTATGTGAAGGATCCTGGAGCTACCATCAGCTTCTTCCAAAGTCTCCTTGACAAGAATGCGAAGCTTCTTATCATTTTGGTGTCTG GTGAGAGCGGCTGGGGAAAGCTGTGGCGGACCTACAGGAACCAGCTCTGCAACACAGAAATAAGTCAGTGTGTAACCACAGGAGACATAAAAATCTTCCTGGACTCCAAGGGAGTGAGGTACCAGAGCTACGAGCTGCCATCTCAAATGGATATCACCGAGTGTTTCACTGAGGGGGATGAGAAGGGAGAGCTGCTGCTTGATTTTCTCACTGAGGTGCAGGACTTCAGTAAGACAGCCCCACCTGAGCTGAAAGCTGGTGTCTTGGAGTTACTTCGGCACCCAGACTGCAGTGTGGAGTCCAACAACAAAGTTATCTTCAACAACAACCTTGGAGTGATAGTCATAGATGATCAGCTCActtaa